In Daphnia magna isolate NIES linkage group LG6, ASM2063170v1.1, whole genome shotgun sequence, the following are encoded in one genomic region:
- the LOC116925731 gene encoding uncharacterized protein LOC116925731, with protein sequence MDSLLFVLSLACAFAAPAPEPYVSIESFDSTSRGIQYSSANTKILGQINEHNEDGSYTFGYESEDGSFRIENKDPNGFVTGKYGYIDTNGKLQEFEYVAGSMNGRSVGYQARGSAIPETSRAKEFPVMYPSTASVNQKDRDYEYSSTDDDRNGFPDKVVSHNQKQTNIVRLTDTKVPTPLKNPSNIVHLTSPVQTTVDNSFNIVRLTTPVETSFENPSNVIRLTSPSQTTFQNPSNTVRITTPPRTTSENRLKVVRLTQESPQNPSNVGRLTSSDQISSENPSELVQFVNPERITEQEASVVRLTSSDQEAPENPSSTVRFVGPTQRQVVRLTAPKKKIAIQPTRASNDGYQVIMQERQRQPQSVQLDSRPSYYSSNDGQRFVPRPSPQSSGRLNPFLSGRATSVRDNYGRWIVRGNNKQARFVPSVQTVFIDDDDLDDFDYDFDDDDFQHFTTL encoded by the exons ATGGATTCCTTG TTATTCGTACTCAGTTTGGCTTGCGCATTCGCTGCTCCGGCTCCCGAACCATACGTAAGCATCGAATCGTTCGACTCCACTTCCAGAGGAATCCAATATTCATCAGCCAATACCAAAATTCTTGGTCAAATCAATGAGCATAATGAGGACGGGTCTTATACCTTCGGCTACGAGTCTGAGGACGGATCGTTCCGCATTGAAAATAAAGATCCCAATGGATTTGTCACTGGAAAATATGGATATATCGATACTAATGGCAAGCTCCAAGAATTTG AATATGTTGCAGGATCGATGAATGGACGTTCGGTAGGATACCAAGCGAGGGGATCGGCGATTCCTGAGACTAGTCGTGCAAAGGAATTTCCAGTTATGTATCCATCTACAGCGTCGGTGAATCAGAAAGATCGCGATTACGAATATTCGAGTACCGATGATGACCGTAATGGTTTCCCCGATAAAGTTGTGAGTCATAACCAGAAGCAAACCAACATCGTTCGCTTAACGGACACTAaggttccaacacctttgaagAATCCATCAAACATTGTCCATCTAACATCTCCGGTTCAGACCACAGTTGACAATTCTTTCAACATTGTCCGTTTGACTACTCCGGTTGAAACGTCGTTCGAAAATCCATCAAATGTTATCCGTTTGACGTCACCATCTCAAACGACATTCCAAAACCCATCGAACACCGTTCGCATAACTACACCACCACGAACGACATCTGAAAATCGATTAAAGGTTGTCCGTCTAACCCAAGAATCGCCCCAAAATCCATCGAATGTTGGCCGTCTAACTTCTTCGGACCAAATTTCGTCTGAGAATCCATCGGAGTTGGTCCAGTTTGTGAATCCCGAACGCATTACTGAACAGGAAGCATCAGTTGTACGTCTAACCTCTTCGGATCAAGAGGCGCCCGAAAATCCTTCCAGTACCGTCCGTTTCGTTGGCCCAACCCAACGTCAGGTTGTCCGCTTGACTGCGCCGAAAAAGAAGATTGCCATTCAGCCCACTAGAGCATCAAACGATGGTTATCAGGTGATTATGCAAGAGCGTCAAAGACAGCCTCAATCCGTGCAGCTCGATTCTCGTCCTTCTTACTACTCCAGCAACGACGGCCAGCGGTTTGTGCCACGTCCATCCCCACAGTCGTCCGGAAGACTGAATCCTTTCCTCAGCGGCCGGGCTACCTCTGTCAGGGATAATTACGGACGCTGGATTGTTAGAGGCAATAACAAACAGGCCCGTTTTGTTCCATCTGTTCAGACCGTCTTCATTGACGACGATGACTTGGATGATTTTGATTATGATTTTGATGATGACGACTTCCAACACTTTACGACTCTTTAG
- the LOC116925732 gene encoding uncharacterized protein LOC116925732, with product MNTVLFVIGLTYALAAPAPEPYVVSRSPAIQFSRTNTEILGQISKHNDDGSYTFGYESADGSFRVENRDIDGFVTGKYGYIDPNGEVQEFEYVAGSTNGQSLGYQVRGTSISETNRAKEFPIMYPSVSSVDQRNRDYAYLSVDDDRDGFPDSIFDGSLGIRDKGQPNIVRVTTAPAQTSLENPSQILRVVNPGKVSSQQPSVVRLSPSSQTSFSNPSNAVQRPSVVRVTSSDQSSYKETSNNVRLVNPATISNQQQVVRLTSPKKTVIQPTRVSGGNYQVIKQNRQRQPKVVSAVSRNPYYSTYGAQRFVSRPSVFSSGRMNPLLSGKATTVRDNFGRWIVRGNNNKFVPSIPTVIIDDDDLDDFDDDLDDIFDDDDTFLIDASSLVG from the exons ATGAATACCGTG TTATTCGTGATTGGTTTGACTTACGCACTGGCTGCTCCGGCTCCAGAACCTTACGTCGTTTCCAGGTCTCCAGCGATCCAGTTTTCCAGAACAAACACAGAGATCCTTGGCCAGATTAGCAAGCACAACGACGATGGCTCGTACACGTTCGGTTACGAGTCAGCTGATGGATCATTCCGTGTTGAAAACAGAGACATCGATGGATTCGTCACTGGAAAATACGGTTACATCGATCCAAACGGCGAGGTTCAAGAGTTTG AATACGTTGCCGGATCGACTAATGGGCAATCTTTAGGATACCAGGTTAGGGGAACTTCAATTTCTGAGACTAACCGCGCTAAGGAATTCCCGATAATGTATCCGTCTGTATCCTCTGTGGATCAGCGAAATCGAGACTATGCGTATTTGAGCGTCGATGACGACCGTGACGGTTTCCCCGACAGCATTTTCGATGGATCTCTCGGTATTCGCGATAAAGGACAACCCAACATCGTTCGGGTAACCACCGCCCCTGCCCAAACATCGTTAGAGAATCCATCTCAGATTTTGCGTGTCGTCAATCCTGGCAAAGTTTCCAGTCAGCAACCGTCCGTCGTCCGCCTCAGTCCATCATCTCAAACGTCGTTTAGTAATCCATCCAATGCCGTTCAGAGACCTTCTGTTGTTCGTGTAACCTCATCGGATCAATCGTCGTACAAAGAGACTTCCAACAACGTCCGTCTCGTCAATCCAGCCACAATATCAAACCAGCAGCAGGTTGTCCGTCTAACATCGCCTAAGAAGACGGTCATCCAGCCAACTAGAGTGTCAGGGGGTAATTACCAGGTGATTAAACAGAACCGTCAAAGGCAGCCTAAAGTGGTTTCGGCCGTCTCTCGTAACCCTTACTACTCCACCTACGGCGCACAACGATTTGTTTCTCGCCCTTCCGTCTTCTCCAGCGGAAGGATGAATCCTTTGCTCAGCGGTAAGGCCACCACTGTTAGAGATAACTTCGGACGCTGGATCGTTAGAGGCAATAACAACAAGTTCGTTCCATCCATTCCGACCGTCATCATCGACGACGATGACTTGGATGACTTTGATGATGATTTGGACGATATCTTCGACGATGACGATACCTTCCTCATCGATGCTTCTTCTCTGGTAGGCTGA
- the LOC116925734 gene encoding uncharacterized protein LOC116925734 produces MDPYSIFAWIVFYLVIVTLFYWCFRQSMSAVSSNTATSNPRTTPHSETNNHLPSRMADRDMYTVTDETNRNASDHNQPPPEYKWEDLPPSYEEAVAGSHINPSFDQHEASTHASEDGAIELSLTSPAQSA; encoded by the coding sequence ATGGATCCGTACAGCATATTTGCCTGGATTGTTTTTTACCTAGTGATTGTGACTTTATTCTACTGGTGTTTCCGTCAGAGTATGTCGGCCGTTTCATCGAATACAGCGACTAGCAATCCTAGGACTACACCTCATTCAGAAACGAACAATCATCTGCCAAGCAGAATGGCTGATCGTGATATGTACACAGTCACAGACGAGACTAACCGGAACGCTTCCGATCACAACCAACCTCCACCGGAGTATAAATGGGAAGACTTGCCGCCAAGTTACGAAGAGGCCGTCGCCGGATCACACATCAATCCATCGTTTGACCAGCACGAAGCAAGCACACATGCCAGTGAAGATGGTGCAATCGAACTTTCATTAACAAGCCCTGCTCAATCGGCCTAG
- the LOC116925733 gene encoding uncharacterized protein LOC116925733, protein MAVIDDKLKLLSKFEALTHQQRFKSVFLSPKCTHVCLDQRSYICVVMAMFKIWRCIDTHGTSKTTVSPNQQVSTISSDANIRNQAPPVPCSRANRCQHANNGGNNTADTEATTRAWITLQLDLLSAPPQRSETILIIAERENNPPPFYTPPPTYQDAWFDS, encoded by the exons ATGGCTGTTATCGATGATAAACTAAAATTGCTATCAAAGTTTGAAGCTTTAACTCATCAGCAAAGGTTCAAATCAGTCTTTTTGTCCCCAAAGTGTACACACGTTTGTCTGGATCAAAGGAG CTATATCTGCGTAGTGATGGCTATGTTCAAAATATGGCGCTGCATAGATACACACGGAACATCGAAAACAACCGTAAGCCCTAACCAGCAAGTATCAACTATTTCAAGCGACGCAAACATAC GTAACCAAGCACCACCGGTTCCATGTTCCAGAGCCAATCGTTGTCAACATGCCAATAATGGAGGAAATAACAcggccgatacagaagcgacGACGCGCGCTTGGATTACGTTACAACTGGATTTGCTATCCGCACCTCCGCAAAGGTCTGAAACGATTCTCATCAttgcagagagagagaacaatCCCCCGCCTTTTTATACTCCTCCCCCCACTTATCAAGATGCTTGGTTTGATTCCTGA
- the LOC116924421 gene encoding uncharacterized protein LOC116924421 — protein sequence MKKRSSVVAIKTVTSRPVLVLWSVVSIVVAFLCCWSYSQPAWTLRSSSEIGSLDQHPSTSSNHIGTAASDASQTATTSVRRRLERAVSIQLPADEVPLMSEEDVNATSSDVMMTPGRSAIPLVHIGLFGMCIYTQQHPERRPESTVTCVRHADLDYEWLPPAWQVTRVLCGGGCLMLLACAAGCVAVAFVRHHHRQQELIKMTAVVQLAAASLMLLGLCFYPFGLRSENLHHFCDERCQPGWSSLVAGLSSAAAFLCPVLATLVSNPIYDNNPWEAYLLL from the exons ATGAAGAAACGATCGAGCGTGGTGGCAATCAAGACGGTCACATCGCGACCTGTTTTGGTTTTATGGTCAGTCGTTTCGATTGTGGTGGCATTCCTCTGTTGCTGGTCGTATTCCCAGCCGGCGTGGACACTCCGTTCATCCAGCGAAATCGGATCGCTTGATCAGCATCCGAGCACATCATCCAATCACATTGGCACGGCAGCATCGGATGCAAGCCAAACGGCCACGACATCAGTCCGAAGAAGATTGGAACGGGCCGTTTCCATTCAACTGCCGGCCGATGAGGTGCCGTTGATGTCCGAAGAGGACGTCAATGCGACGTCGTCGGACGTGATGATGACGCCTGGACGTAGCGCCATCCCGCTCGTCCACATCGGACTCTTTGGCATGTGCATCTACACGCAACAACATCCGGAGAGGAGGCCGGAAAGTACCGTGACGTGCGTCCGTCACGCCGATTTGGATTACGAGTGGCTTCCACCCGCCTGGCAG GTGACGCGCGTCCTGTGCGGAGGTGGTTGCTTGATGCTACTGGCCTGCGCTGCCGGATGCGTGGCCGTCGCTTTCGTCCGTCATCATCACAGACAACAGGAGCTCATCAAAATGACGGCCGTCGTTCAATTAGCTGCCG CTTCGTTAATGCTGCTCGGATTGTGTTTCTATCCATTTGGACTGCGTTCAGAGAATTTGCATCACTTTTGCGACGAACGTTGCCAACCGGGATGGTCGTCGCTGGTCGCCGGCCTGTCCAGCGCAGCTGCTTTCCTCTGCCCAGTGTTGGCCACTCTCGTTTCAAACCCGATCTACGACAACAACCCTTGGGAGGCTTATCTTTTGCTCTGA
- the LOC116925380 gene encoding NADH dehydrogenase [ubiquinone] 1 beta subcomplex subunit 2, mitochondrial, whose amino-acid sequence MNRGLQILLQKNAKIIRPLIKPIITTPVRNSGTWVYRCSGHQLLPKKHHMAAELLGAVMWYWIFIHLWHEPEHIVGDFPYPDPSKWTNAELGIPDK is encoded by the exons ATGAACAGAGGATTACAGATTTTGTTGCAGAAAAATGCCAAGATTATCAGGCCTTTAATCAAACCTATCATTACGACACCAGTCAGGAATTCAGGAAC GTGGGTTTATCGTTGTTCAGGACACCAACTTCTTCCAAAGAAGCATCATATGGCTGCTGAATTGTTGGGGGCAGTTATGTGGTATTGGATCTTCATTCATCTGTGGCATGAGCCGGAACATATTGTG GGTGATTTTCCATACCCTGACCCTTCCAAATGGACAAATGCAGAACTTGGGATTCCTGACAAGTAA
- the LOC116925379 gene encoding LOW QUALITY PROTEIN: intraflagellar transport protein 88 homolog (The sequence of the model RefSeq protein was modified relative to this genomic sequence to represent the inferred CDS: deleted 1 base in 1 codon), which yields MDKYNLTAYDEEDDLYSGFNEFHPTLNTSSLIQDSLSRDVKQQQSMIQMQQSRGVTASRGANATAVARPLTAIHGAGYTSSRMTTANQTYDPLNQSGRVTTPFAEPKTVDPPEKQMKMLESSIHRIVEESILANSKEEFRVALDKAKEAVNKEKSLIRQKEQSGMGESNNDLAFMVHYCWCVLFVLFNLANQYVANGLFSEAMSSYQQLIKNRTFANIGRLRLNIANLHFRLGQYALALKQYRMALDQVPAHFTTLRTKIMQNIGLLFIKMGQYNDACTSFEFVMQEKPDFKTGLHMVLSYYALADRENMRKSFLRLLDVHAEADDFEKLVPEGDAQWNSLRESLNNDPLHRLERQAKFEGERCILMSAKLISPVIEDTFTVGYQWCVEAIKESTHNHLADDLEINKAVLFLRQKDVAQATETLRSFEKRSNKMATNAAVNLSTIYYLQGDVASAEKYAEVARDSDPYNAAAFVCLGNCSLRRSDFNKAKDFFLCALDNDAACVEALYNLGLTYRSTNQVEKSMEQFVKLQMVLRHQPEVLFQIANLNEDLGNDEQAIEWYLQVHTVVPSDEGVLQKLGETFDRLGDRQQAFQYYSDSYRHYPSNLEVIRWLASYYTEMHVPEKAISLYERAGQMRPNEVQWQLAVASCTQRVGNYHKALQILKSTRSKFPENIECLRALIRLCTDLGLKEAGDYASDLRKLEHSQNETIQENKRTGTSVTYSSGRGSGLSSAASGVDSTLKSQPTSAESLSKSIHLYQTTPVDTSYQDQLGPLQDRPRTSRRLMNVETDDLDVGSDLLPL from the exons ATGGATAAATATAACCTGACAGCGtatgatgaagaagatgatctTTATTCTGGATTTAATGAGTTCCATCCTACATTGAACACTTCCAGTCTTATACAAGATTCTCTTTCCAGAGATGTAAAACAGCAACAATCAATGATACAAATGCAG CAATCAAGGGGTGTTACAGCATCCCGTGGAGCAAATGCAACTGCAGTTGCCAGGCCATTGACTGCCATCCATGGTGCTGGATATACCTCTTCAAGGATGACAACAGCTAATCAGACCTATGATCCTCTTAACCAGTCGGGAAGAGTTACAACACCTTTTGCAGAACCGAAAACCGTTGATCC accagaaaaacaaatgaagatgCTGGAGAGCAGCATTCACCGGATTGTGGAAGAATCCATACTTGCAAACAGCAAAGAAGAATTCAGAGTGGCGCTGGATAAGGCCAAAGAAGCagttaacaaagaaaaaagtctTATACGGCAAAAAGAACAATCTGGAATGGGAGAATCAAATAATGACTTGGCCTTCATGGTACACTACTGCTGGTGCGTCcttttt GTTTTATTCAATCTCGCGAATCAGTATGTTGCCAACGGTTTGTTTTCCGAAGCAATGTCATCCTATCAACAGTTGATTAAAAATCGTACATTTGCCAACATCGGCCGACTACGTCTCAATATTGCTAATTTGCATTTCCGGCTCGGACAGTATGCCCTTGCATTGAAGCAGTATCGGATGGCCTTGGATCAAGTTCCAGCCCATTTCACAACACTAAG GACAAAAATTATGCAAAATATTGGCTTGCTGTTTATCAAAATGGGACAATACAATGATGCCTGTACGAGT TTCGAATTTGTTATGCAAGAAAAACCCGACTTCAAAACAG GTTTACACATGGTGCTAAGTTACTACGCATTGGCTGATCGAGAAAATATGCGTAAATCATTTTTGCGCTTGTTGGACGTTCATGCTGAGGCAGACGACTTTGAGAAATTGGTGCCGGAG GGTGACGCCCAGTGGAATTCTCTGCGTGAATCCTTGAATAACGATCCGTTACACCGTTTGGAGCGTCAGGCCAAATTTGAAGGAGAAAGATGCATATTGATGTCGGCCAAGTTAATCTCGCCGGTCATCGAAGATACTTTTACTGTGGGCTACCAGTG GTGCGTCGAAGCGATCAAAGAGTCAACCCACAACCATCTAGCAGACGATTTGGAGATCAATAAAGCTGTTCTTTTTTTACGCCAGAAGGATGTGGCTCAGGCTACTGAAACGTTAAGGAGTTTCGAGAAACGGTCCAATAAAATGGCTACCAACGCAGCCGTCAACCTGTCCACGATTTATTACCTC CAAGGTGATGTTGCAAGCGCTGAGAAATATGCCGAAGTAGCCCGAGATTCGGATCCTTACAACGCAGCTGCTTTTGTCTGCTTAGGCAACTGTTCTCTGCGTCGTTCGGATTTTAACAAAGCCAAAGACTTTTTTCTCTGCGCCTTGGATAATGATGCTGCTTGTGTTGAAGCGTTATACAATCTCG gtctAACGTACCGATCAACGAACCAAGTTGAGAAAAGCATGGAACAATTTGTCAAACTACAAATGGTGTTGCGTCATCAGCCCGAAGTCCTTTTTCAGATCGCTAATCTCAACGAGGATCTCGGCAATGACGAACAAGCGATTGAATG GTATTTGCAAGTTCATACGGTGGTGCCGTCTGATGAAGGCGTCCTTCAGAAATTGGGAGAAACTTTTGATCGTCTAGGAGACAGGCAACAGGCTTTTCAATACTATTCCGAT TCGTATCGTCACTATCCATCGAATTTGGAAGTGATTCGGTGGTTGGCGTCCTATTACACGGAGATGCACGTCCCAGAAAAAGCCATTTCGTTGTACGAACGTGCTGGACAAATGCGTCCTAATGAAGTTCAATGGCAGTTGGCAGTGGCGAGCTGCACACAACGAGTTGGAAACTATCATAAAGCTCTGCAAATTTTGAAGAGTACCCGCTCGAAATTTCCTGAAAATATCGAAT GTTTGAGAGCTTTGATCCGGTTATGCACCGATCTCGGGTTGAAAGAGGCTGGAGACTATGCATCCGATTTACGTAAATTGGAGCACAGCCAGAACGAAACGATCCAGGAGAATAAGCGAACTGGCACAA GCGTGACCTACAGTAGCGGACGAGGATCAGGACTGAGTTCGGCTGCGAGCGGAGTAGACTCAACCCTAAAAAGCCAACCAACTTCAGCGGAATCACtttcaaaatcaattcattTGTATCAAACTACTCCCGTCG ATACGAGTTACCAGGATCAACTGGGTCCATTGCAAGATCGTCCTAGAACTAGCCGGCGGCTGATGAATGTCGAAACAGATGATCTGGATGTAGGCAGCGATCTGTTGCCACTCTGA